A window from Pseudomonas campi encodes these proteins:
- a CDS encoding leucine-rich repeat-containing protein kinase family protein, with protein MHTLEQLRRGELAGVTRLDLSAELREFPQEIFDLADSLEVLNLSANQLSSLPADLPRLHKLKVLFCSDNPFTEVPEVLGDCPQLEMVGFKANCLRHLPAAALPKALRWLILSDNQLSQLPQELGDCPRLQKLMLAGNQLTGLPDSLAACSNLELLRIAANRLDSLPDWLLQLPRLSWLAFAGNPFSDREEALALARHPHPPIARTQLDLGELLGQGASGMIHRAQWSRPGQPPQAMAAKLFKGALTSDGLPHSEMAACLAAGAHPNLIRVAGPLAEQPGAPAGLLLELIEPSYRVLAGPPSLASCTRDQYPTERRFSRAEVLRIARGAAAAVAHLHAQGILHGDLYAHNLLVNPQGDCLLGDFGAASFFAPRSTTGAALQRIEVRAFGCLLEELLERCMDAELPAALTQLRDRCLSEQPAQRPAFEEIHATLQAL; from the coding sequence ATGCACACCCTCGAACAACTCCGCCGTGGCGAACTGGCCGGCGTCACCCGTCTGGACCTGTCCGCCGAGCTGCGCGAATTCCCCCAGGAAATCTTCGACCTGGCCGACAGCCTGGAAGTGCTCAACCTGTCCGCCAACCAGTTGAGCAGCTTGCCCGCCGACCTGCCGCGCCTGCACAAGCTCAAGGTGCTGTTCTGCTCGGACAACCCCTTCACGGAAGTGCCGGAAGTTCTCGGCGACTGCCCGCAACTGGAGATGGTCGGCTTCAAGGCCAATTGCCTGCGTCACCTGCCCGCCGCCGCCCTGCCCAAGGCCCTGCGCTGGCTGATCCTAAGTGACAACCAGCTCAGCCAGCTGCCGCAGGAGCTGGGCGACTGCCCGCGCCTGCAGAAGCTGATGCTGGCCGGCAACCAGCTCACCGGCCTGCCGGACAGCCTGGCCGCCTGCAGCAACCTGGAACTGCTACGCATTGCCGCCAACCGCCTCGACAGCCTGCCCGACTGGCTGCTGCAGCTACCGCGCCTGAGCTGGCTGGCCTTTGCCGGCAACCCCTTCAGCGACCGCGAAGAAGCCCTGGCCCTGGCTCGCCATCCGCACCCGCCGATAGCGCGCACGCAGCTGGATCTCGGCGAACTGCTCGGCCAGGGCGCCAGCGGCATGATCCACCGCGCCCAGTGGTCGCGCCCCGGCCAACCACCCCAGGCGATGGCGGCCAAGCTGTTCAAAGGCGCGCTGACCAGCGACGGCCTGCCCCACAGTGAAATGGCCGCCTGCCTGGCTGCCGGCGCCCACCCCAACCTGATTCGCGTGGCCGGCCCGCTGGCCGAGCAACCTGGCGCACCGGCCGGCCTGCTGCTGGAACTGATCGAACCGAGTTACCGGGTACTGGCGGGCCCGCCCTCGCTGGCCAGCTGCACCCGCGACCAGTACCCGACCGAGCGCCGCTTCAGCCGCGCCGAAGTCCTGCGCATCGCCCGCGGCGCAGCCGCAGCCGTGGCCCATCTGCATGCCCAGGGCATCCTGCATGGCGACCTGTATGCGCATAACCTGCTGGTAAACCCGCAGGGTGACTGCTTGCTCGGCGACTTTGGTGCCGCCTCGTTCTTCGCCCCGCGCAGCACGACAGGCGCGGCGCTGCAGCGGATCGAGGTGCGCGCCTTCGGCTGTCTGCTCGAAGAATTACTGGAGCGCTGCATGGACGCTGAGCTGCCCGCGGCCCTCACCCAGCTGCGCGATCGCTGCCTGAGCGAGCAACCGGCGCAGCGCCCCGCTTTCGAAGAAATCCACGCGACGCTGCAAGCCCTCTAA